The Pyxidicoccus sp. MSG2 DNA segment CCTGCGCTGGCCCAGTTGCATGCAGTGGCCGCGCATCGTTCCCTCCAGGGTGAAGCCCAGCTTGCGCGCCACGCCCTGCGACGCCGCGTTCTCCGCCAGTGTCACCAGCCACAGTCGGTGCAGGAAGGGCAGCGCCGTGAAGAGCCGCTCCAGCATCATCCCCACCGCGCGCGTGCCCAGCCCGCGGCCGTGGTACGCGTCGGACAGCATGTAGCCCAGCTGCGCCCGGCCATGCACCCGCGACACGTCCCGCGCGGACACCGTGCCGACCAGCCGCCCGTCATGCTCCACGAACCAGCGGAAGCCCTTCGCGCGCGAGTCCCCCAGGGTGCCCGCCTCGGCGATGCGGTGCAGCAGTTGCTCGCGTGAGTCCTCCTCCGTGTCCACGAAGCGGCGTGCCCCGGGCTCCGCGCGCAGCACCATCCAGTAGTCCACGTGTTCCGGCCGGGCCGGGAGGAGTCGGACCTCGGGAGCGCTCATGCCCGGCAGCTTAACCTCCTGGAAAGGCCGAGGGCCGCGACCGGGAAGCACGTGGCTCCCAGCGCGGCCCTCCGCACATCAGGCAACGGCCCCGCTCAGATGGCGGTGATGTCGCCGTCCTTCACGCGGAACTTCTTCGAGGTGAACTTCGCCGCCAGCTCCGAGTCGGCGCGCAGCGAGTAGTCCTTCGCGATTTCCGTGCTCGGGATGAGGTGGAAGGAAGCAATGGCCTCGTCCTTCTTCACCTCCAGCACCACGAAGCCGTGGGCGTCGCCGTCCGCGAACTTCATGCCGGGGTTGCCCGCCTTCAGCGTATCCTCCAGCTGCTGGACGATGTACTTGTGCACCGCCGAGCCCGAGCCGTAGCCCGCACCCAGCAGGGCCCGGCCCGCCAGCTCCTTGATGGAGCCGGAGGAGATGGCCGGCGCCGTCAGCGTG contains these protein-coding regions:
- a CDS encoding GNAT family N-acetyltransferase, producing the protein MSAPEVRLLPARPEHVDYWMVLRAEPGARRFVDTEEDSREQLLHRIAEAGTLGDSRAKGFRWFVEHDGRLVGTVSARDVSRVHGRAQLGYMLSDAYHGRGLGTRAVGMMLERLFTALPFLHRLWLVTLAENAASQGVARKLGFTLEGTMRGHCMQLGQRRDQQTWGLLRPEWEARRRGQAHLW